A single region of the Streptomyces sp. NBC_00236 genome encodes:
- a CDS encoding PspC domain-containing protein produces the protein MAALARPRDGRMLGGVCAALARRFGTSARTMRIIFVVSCLLPGPQFLLYLALWLLLPQERPSSAATAW, from the coding sequence ATGGCCGCACTTGCCCGCCCCCGTGACGGACGCATGCTCGGCGGGGTGTGCGCAGCGCTGGCACGGCGCTTCGGCACCTCGGCGAGGACCATGCGCATCATCTTCGTCGTCTCGTGCCTGCTGCCGGGCCCGCAGTTCCTGCTCTACCTGGCGCTGTGGCTGCTGCTCCCCCAGGAGCGGCCGTCGTCCGCCGCGACCGCCTGGTAG
- a CDS encoding VanZ family protein, which yields MRQGSGGQAVIRFRAVGVSLLLAHLLFVGWLTLRPLDVPWMTAANLQPFAGIKADLSLGPVAAARHIGKQLLLLAPLGVLLPLAGGRLLVSPWASLTRTVAAGALISLAIELGQTGVPGQVVDVDSLLLNTVGVALAHVLVVPAWRARQRRREVERGRLLPRAARTAQPSSLSASQGSTPTISRVGIAP from the coding sequence GTGCGTCAAGGTTCGGGCGGCCAAGCCGTCATCCGTTTCCGCGCGGTCGGAGTGTCACTGCTCCTCGCGCATCTGCTGTTCGTCGGGTGGCTGACTCTGCGCCCCCTGGACGTGCCGTGGATGACCGCCGCCAACCTCCAGCCGTTCGCCGGAATCAAGGCCGACCTGTCCCTGGGCCCGGTCGCCGCCGCCCGTCACATCGGCAAGCAGCTCCTGCTGCTGGCCCCGCTGGGCGTGCTGCTGCCGCTGGCCGGAGGCCGGCTTCTCGTCTCCCCGTGGGCGTCACTGACCCGTACGGTCGCGGCCGGGGCGCTGATCTCGCTGGCCATCGAACTGGGCCAGACCGGAGTGCCCGGCCAGGTGGTCGACGTCGACTCGCTGCTCCTGAACACGGTCGGCGTGGCTCTCGCGCATGTCCTGGTCGTTCCGGCCTGGCGAGCGCGACAGCGCCGCCGCGAGGTGGAGCGGGGACGCCTGCTGCCCCGGGCGGCGCGCACGGCCCAGCCCTCGTCGCTGTCGGCCTCTCAGGGATCGACCCCGACGATTTCCAGGGTCGGTATCGCCCCGTAG
- a CDS encoding HAMP domain-containing sensor histidine kinase — MSTAVRRSLLAGLRWTSLRLRLVVVFALVALTAAVSASGIAYWLNREAVLTRTQDSALGDFRQEMQGRAASLPLNPTKEDLQTAAVQMASSSPGYSVLLIDERDPGKPIVGNSDLDTFTRDNVPVSLQQQVDRKQPVKAGNKYEYHLFWQRTSIRGTPYLVAGTKIIGGGPTGYMLKSLDQERQDLNSLAWSLGIATALALVGSALLAQAAATTVLRPVQRLGDAARKLGEGKLDTRLTVSGTDELADLSRTFNRTASSLEKKVADMSAREESSRRFVADMSHELRTPLTAITAVAEVLEDEADSLDPMIAPAVHLVVSETRRLNDLVENLMEVTRFDAGTARLVLDTVDVADQVTACIDVRAWLDAVDLDAERGMMVRLDPRRLDVILANLIGNALKHGGSPVRVTVRTEGDDLVIEVRDHGPGIPEDVLPHVFDRFYKASASRPRSEGSGLGLSIAMENAHIHGGDITAANSPDGDGAIFVLRLPRDAEALSRTTEGHGAEIPDQEDDAT; from the coding sequence GTGAGCACGGCTGTGCGGCGGAGCCTGCTGGCCGGGCTCCGCTGGACCAGCCTGCGGCTGCGGCTCGTCGTCGTGTTCGCCCTGGTCGCGCTGACCGCCGCGGTGTCCGCGTCCGGGATCGCGTACTGGCTGAACCGCGAGGCGGTGCTGACCCGTACACAGGACTCCGCGCTCGGGGACTTCCGGCAGGAGATGCAGGGCCGCGCGGCCTCGCTGCCGCTGAACCCCACCAAGGAGGACCTGCAGACCGCCGCCGTGCAGATGGCGAGCAGCAGCCCCGGCTACAGCGTGCTGCTGATCGACGAGCGCGATCCCGGCAAGCCGATCGTCGGCAACTCCGACCTGGACACCTTCACCCGCGACAACGTGCCGGTGTCGCTCCAGCAGCAGGTCGACAGGAAGCAGCCGGTCAAGGCGGGCAACAAGTACGAGTACCACCTGTTCTGGCAGCGGACCTCGATCCGCGGCACGCCGTATCTCGTCGCCGGTACGAAGATCATCGGCGGCGGCCCGACCGGCTACATGCTCAAGTCGCTCGACCAGGAACGGCAGGACCTCAACTCCCTCGCCTGGTCACTGGGGATCGCCACCGCCCTGGCCCTCGTCGGCTCCGCCCTGCTCGCCCAGGCCGCGGCGACGACGGTGCTGCGTCCCGTGCAACGGCTCGGCGACGCCGCGCGCAAGCTCGGTGAGGGCAAGCTCGACACCCGCCTCACGGTGTCCGGCACCGATGAACTGGCCGATCTCTCCCGGACGTTCAACAGAACGGCGAGCTCCCTGGAGAAGAAGGTCGCGGACATGAGCGCGCGGGAGGAGTCCAGCCGCCGCTTCGTCGCCGACATGTCGCACGAACTGCGCACCCCGCTCACCGCGATCACCGCGGTCGCCGAGGTGCTGGAGGACGAGGCCGACAGCCTCGACCCGATGATCGCGCCCGCCGTGCACCTGGTGGTCAGCGAGACCCGGCGCCTCAACGACCTGGTGGAGAACCTGATGGAGGTCACCCGCTTCGACGCGGGCACGGCCCGTCTCGTCCTCGACACCGTCGACGTCGCCGACCAGGTGACCGCCTGCATCGACGTCCGCGCCTGGCTGGACGCGGTGGACCTGGACGCCGAGCGCGGCATGATGGTCCGCCTCGATCCGCGCCGGCTCGACGTGATCCTGGCCAATCTGATCGGCAACGCGCTGAAGCACGGCGGTTCACCCGTACGGGTCACGGTGCGGACCGAGGGCGACGACCTCGTCATCGAGGTACGCGACCACGGTCCCGGCATCCCCGAGGACGTGCTGCCGCACGTCTTCGACCGCTTCTACAAGGCCAGCGCCTCCCGCCCCCGCTCCGAGGGCAGCGGCCTGGGGCTCTCGATCGCCATGGAGAACGCGCACATCCACGGCGGCGACATCACCGCCGCGAACTCGCCGGACGGCGACGGCGCGATATTCGTCCTGCGCCTGCCGCGTGACGCGGAGGCGCTGAGCCGCACCACCGAGGGTCACGGCGCGGAGATCCCCGACCAGGAGGACGACGCCACGTGA
- the afsQ1 gene encoding two-component system response regulator AfsQ1, which yields MPFLLLIEDDDAIRTALELSLSRQGHRVATAATGEDGLNLLREQRPDLVVLDVMLPGIDGFEVCRRIRRTDQLPIILLTARSDDIDVVVGLESGADDYVVKPVQGRVLDARIRAVLRRGERESTDSATFGSVVIDRSAMTVTKNGEDLQLTPTELRLLLELSRRPGQALSRQQLLRLVWEHDYLGDSRLVDACVQRLRAKVEDVPSSPTLIRTVRGVGYRLDSPQ from the coding sequence GTGCCTTTCCTGTTGCTGATCGAGGACGACGACGCCATCCGCACGGCCCTCGAACTCTCGCTGTCTCGCCAGGGCCACCGTGTGGCCACCGCGGCGACGGGAGAGGACGGCCTCAACCTGCTGCGCGAGCAGCGACCCGACCTGGTCGTGCTGGATGTGATGCTGCCCGGGATCGACGGTTTCGAGGTGTGCCGGCGCATCCGGCGCACCGACCAACTGCCGATCATCCTGCTGACCGCGCGGAGCGACGACATCGACGTCGTGGTCGGTCTGGAGTCCGGTGCCGACGACTATGTGGTGAAACCCGTGCAGGGCCGGGTGCTCGACGCCCGGATCCGCGCGGTGCTGCGCCGCGGTGAGCGCGAGTCCACGGACTCCGCCACGTTCGGCAGCGTGGTCATCGACCGGTCCGCCATGACCGTGACGAAGAACGGGGAGGACCTGCAGCTCACGCCGACCGAGCTGCGCCTCCTCCTGGAGCTGAGCCGCCGGCCGGGCCAGGCCCTGTCACGGCAGCAGCTGCTGCGCCTCGTGTGGGAGCACGACTACCTCGGCGACTCGCGCCTGGTGGACGCCTGCGTCCAGCGGCTGCGCGCGAAGGTGGAGGACGTACCGTCCTCGCCGACCCTGATCCGTACCGTGCGGGGCGTGGGGTACCGGCTGGACTCGCCGCAGTGA
- a CDS encoding SigE family RNA polymerase sigma factor translates to MNTTHSITTSAVVTRLHDVGRSTEKSGAAVNGRGCVRGAGRQHPSYMTVVDAPAATGAGNGGSTYGEVTGERKAPERAEDAEAAFTAYVRERRASLYATAYHLTGDRFEAEDLLQSALFSTYRAWDRISDKAAVGGYLRRTMTNLHISAWRRRKLNEYPTEELPETAGDTDAMRGTELRAVLWQALARLPETQRTMLVLRYYEGRTDPEIASILDISVGTVKSSIWRSLRRLREDEVLSFGRDEEESFGELVA, encoded by the coding sequence ATGAACACAACGCACAGCATCACCACGAGCGCAGTTGTCACGCGTCTCCACGACGTCGGGCGGAGCACCGAGAAGTCCGGCGCCGCAGTGAACGGACGGGGGTGCGTTCGAGGCGCCGGGCGTCAGCACCCGTCATACATGACGGTGGTCGACGCGCCTGCCGCCACGGGGGCGGGCAACGGGGGAAGCACGTACGGGGAGGTCACGGGGGAGCGGAAGGCCCCGGAGCGGGCCGAGGACGCCGAAGCGGCGTTCACGGCCTACGTCCGGGAGCGCCGCGCCTCCCTGTACGCCACCGCCTACCACCTGACCGGTGACCGGTTCGAGGCCGAGGACCTGCTGCAGAGCGCCCTCTTCTCGACGTACCGGGCATGGGACCGGATCAGCGACAAGGCGGCGGTCGGCGGCTATCTGCGCCGCACCATGACGAACCTGCACATCAGCGCCTGGCGCAGGCGCAAGCTGAACGAATACCCGACCGAGGAGCTGCCGGAGACGGCGGGCGACACGGACGCGATGCGCGGTACGGAGCTGCGCGCCGTGCTCTGGCAGGCGCTGGCGCGACTGCCCGAGACGCAGCGCACGATGCTGGTCCTGCGCTACTACGAGGGCCGTACGGACCCGGAGATCGCGTCCATCCTCGACATCAGTGTCGGCACGGTGAAGTCCAGCATCTGGCGGTCGCTCCGCCGGCTGCGCGAGGACGAGGTCCTCAGCTTCGGCCGTGACGAGGAGGAGTCCTTCGGCGAGCTGGTGGCCTGA
- a CDS encoding uridine kinase family protein gives MSSQAISTRVVLLAGPSGSGKSSLAARTGLPVLRLDDFYKEAGDPTLPLVTGSTDIDWDSALSWDADAAVAAITELCRTGRTDVPVYDIATSSRTGHEGFHIERTPLFVAEGIFAADIVARCQSLGLLADALCLRGRPSTTFRRRLLRDLREGRKSVPFLLRRGWRLMRAERRIVARQEELGAYPCGKAEALGRLAAAAAGRCRTPAPAPVSPSGD, from the coding sequence GTGAGTTCCCAAGCGATTTCGACCCGCGTCGTCCTGCTGGCGGGCCCCTCCGGCTCCGGCAAGTCATCCCTGGCCGCCCGTACCGGTCTTCCGGTGCTGCGGCTGGACGACTTCTACAAGGAGGCCGGCGACCCCACGCTGCCGCTCGTCACCGGCAGCACGGACATCGACTGGGACTCCGCCCTGTCCTGGGACGCCGACGCGGCGGTCGCCGCGATCACGGAACTGTGCCGCACCGGACGGACCGACGTACCGGTGTACGACATCGCGACCAGCTCCCGTACGGGACACGAGGGCTTCCACATCGAGCGCACGCCGCTCTTCGTGGCCGAGGGGATCTTCGCGGCGGACATCGTGGCGCGGTGCCAGTCCCTGGGCCTCCTCGCGGACGCCCTGTGCCTGCGCGGCCGCCCGTCGACCACGTTCCGCCGCCGGCTGCTGCGGGACCTGCGCGAAGGCCGCAAGTCCGTGCCCTTCCTGCTGCGCCGGGGCTGGCGGCTGATGCGCGCCGAACGCCGCATCGTGGCGCGCCAGGAGGAGCTGGGAGCGTACCCCTGCGGCAAGGCCGAGGCCCTGGGCCGCCTGGCAGCCGCCGCGGCGGGCCGCTGCCGCACACCAGCGCCCGCGCCCGTGAGCCCGTCCGGCGACTGA
- a CDS encoding aldehyde dehydrogenase family protein: MSDGRLSVFKTYKLYVGGKFPRSESGRVYEVTDSKGKWLANAPQSSRKDARDAVVAARKAFGGWSGATAYNRGQILYRIAEMLEGRRDQFVREVAEAEGLSKSKATAVVDAAVDRWVWYAGWTDKIAQIVGGANPVAGPFLNLSTPEPTGVVTVLAPQKSSFLGLVSVLAPVIAAGNTAVVVASEGSPLPALSLGEVLATSDLPGGVVNILSGRTAEIAAPLASHQDVNGIDLTGADADLAKELEIAAADNLKRVRRSPVARHDPEKEAHGAAHPQAVDGDDWSADPGTHRLTAFLETKTVWHPTGALGVSGSSY, from the coding sequence ATGTCTGACGGGCGACTGAGCGTCTTCAAGACCTACAAGCTGTACGTCGGGGGCAAGTTCCCCCGCTCCGAGAGCGGCCGGGTGTACGAGGTGACCGACTCCAAGGGCAAGTGGCTGGCGAACGCGCCCCAGTCCTCCCGCAAGGACGCGCGGGACGCCGTCGTGGCCGCCCGCAAGGCGTTCGGCGGCTGGTCGGGCGCGACCGCGTACAACCGCGGCCAGATCCTCTACCGCATCGCGGAGATGCTGGAGGGCCGCCGGGACCAGTTCGTCCGCGAGGTGGCCGAGGCCGAGGGTCTCTCCAAGTCCAAGGCCACGGCCGTCGTGGACGCGGCGGTCGACCGCTGGGTCTGGTACGCGGGCTGGACGGACAAGATCGCCCAGATCGTGGGCGGGGCGAACCCGGTCGCGGGACCGTTCCTCAACCTCTCGACGCCCGAACCGACCGGCGTCGTGACCGTCCTCGCCCCGCAGAAGTCGTCGTTCCTGGGCCTGGTCTCGGTGCTCGCCCCGGTGATCGCGGCCGGCAACACGGCGGTCGTCGTGGCCTCGGAAGGGTCACCGCTGCCCGCGCTGTCGCTGGGCGAGGTGCTGGCCACCTCGGACCTGCCGGGCGGCGTGGTCAACATCCTGTCGGGGAGGACGGCGGAGATCGCCGCGCCGCTCGCCTCCCACCAGGACGTGAACGGCATCGACCTGACGGGGGCGGACGCGGATCTGGCGAAGGAGCTGGAGATCGCGGCGGCCGACAACCTGAAGCGGGTCCGCCGCTCACCCGTCGCCCGCCACGACCCCGAGAAGGAGGCGCACGGCGCCGCTCATCCACAGGCTGTGGACGGCGACGACTGGTCGGCCGATCCGGGCACCCACCGGCTCACCGCCTTCCTGGAGACCAAGACGGTCTGGCACCCGACGGGCGCACTGGGCGTGTCGGGCTCCTCGTACTGA
- a CDS encoding aldehyde dehydrogenase family protein, producing the protein MASAFEYAPAPESRSVVDIAPSYGLFIDGEFTDAADGQVFKTVSPSSEEVLSEVARAGSADVDRAVKAARRAFEKWSALPGSERAKYLFRIARIIQERSRELAVLETLDNGKPIKETRDADLPLVAAHFFYYAGWADKLDHAGYGANPRPLGVAGQIIPWNFPLLMLAWKIAPALATGNTVVLKPAETTPLSALFFADICRQAGLPKGVVNILTGYGDAGSALVEHPDVNKIAFTGSTAVGKAIARQIAGTDKKATLELGGKGANIVFDDAPVDQAVEGIVTGIFFNQGQVCCAGSRLLVQESVEDELLDSLKRRLSTLRLGDPLDKNTDIGAINSEEQLSRITALVETGEAEGANRWSAPCELPSAGYWFAPTLFTGVTQAHTVARDEIFGPVLSVLTFRTPDEAVAKANNSQYGLSAGIWTEKGSRILAVANKLRAGVVWANTFNKFDPTSPFGGYKESGFGREGGRHGLEAYLDV; encoded by the coding sequence ATGGCATCTGCATTCGAGTACGCACCGGCGCCGGAATCCCGTTCCGTCGTCGACATCGCCCCCTCGTACGGCCTGTTCATCGACGGCGAGTTCACCGACGCCGCCGACGGTCAGGTCTTCAAGACGGTCAGCCCGTCGTCGGAGGAGGTGCTCTCCGAGGTCGCGCGGGCAGGCTCCGCGGACGTGGACCGGGCCGTGAAGGCGGCCCGCCGGGCGTTCGAGAAGTGGTCGGCGCTGCCCGGCTCCGAGCGCGCCAAGTACCTGTTCCGGATCGCCAGGATCATCCAGGAGCGCTCGCGCGAACTGGCCGTCCTGGAGACCCTGGACAACGGCAAGCCGATCAAGGAGACCCGCGACGCGGACCTCCCGCTGGTCGCGGCGCACTTCTTCTACTACGCGGGCTGGGCCGACAAGCTGGACCACGCGGGCTACGGCGCGAACCCGCGACCGCTCGGTGTCGCCGGCCAGATCATCCCGTGGAACTTCCCGCTCCTGATGCTCGCGTGGAAGATCGCCCCGGCGCTCGCCACCGGCAACACGGTGGTGCTGAAGCCGGCCGAGACGACCCCGCTCTCCGCGCTCTTCTTCGCGGACATCTGCCGCCAGGCCGGTCTGCCCAAGGGCGTCGTCAACATCCTGACGGGCTACGGGGACGCGGGCTCGGCCCTCGTCGAACACCCCGACGTCAACAAGATCGCCTTCACCGGATCGACCGCGGTCGGCAAGGCCATCGCCCGCCAGATCGCCGGCACGGACAAGAAGGCCACCCTGGAGCTGGGCGGCAAGGGCGCCAACATCGTCTTCGACGACGCCCCCGTCGACCAGGCCGTCGAGGGCATCGTCACCGGCATCTTCTTCAACCAGGGCCAGGTCTGCTGCGCGGGCTCGCGACTCCTCGTACAGGAGTCCGTCGAGGACGAACTGCTGGACTCCCTCAAGCGCCGGCTGTCCACGCTGCGCCTCGGCGACCCGCTGGACAAGAACACCGACATCGGCGCGATCAACTCCGAGGAGCAGCTCTCCCGGATCACCGCGCTCGTCGAGACGGGCGAGGCCGAGGGCGCGAACCGCTGGTCGGCCCCGTGCGAGCTGCCGTCCGCCGGCTACTGGTTCGCGCCGACGCTGTTCACCGGCGTCACCCAGGCGCACACCGTCGCCCGCGACGAGATCTTCGGCCCGGTCCTGTCGGTGCTGACCTTCCGTACGCCGGACGAGGCGGTCGCCAAGGCCAACAACAGCCAGTACGGCCTCTCGGCCGGCATCTGGACGGAGAAGGGCTCCCGCATCCTCGCGGTGGCGAACAAGCTCCGGGCGGGCGTCGTCTGGGCCAACACGTTCAACAAGTTCGACCCGACCTCGCCGTTCGGCGGCTACAAGGAGTCGGGCTTCGGCCGCGAAGGCGGCCGTCACGGTCTGGAGGCCTACCTCGATGTCTGA
- the deoC gene encoding deoxyribose-phosphate aldolase: protein MPTTAPAFADATASDSALRRFLHGLPGVDAVGLEARAASLGTRSIKTTAKAYAIDLAISMIDLTTLEGSDTPGKVRALAAKAVHPDPTDRTTPHTAAVCVYPDMAATAVAALAGSGVKVASVATAFPAGRAALDVKLADVRDAVAAGADEIDMVIDRGAFLSGRYLKVYEEILAVKAECGRARLKVIFETGELSTYDNIRRASWLGMLAGADFIKTSTGKVGVNATPANTLLMLEAVRDFRAQTGIQIGVKPAGGIRTSKDAIKFLVLVNETAGEDWLDSHWFRFGASSLLNDLLMQRQKLSTGRYSGPDYVTVD, encoded by the coding sequence ATGCCCACCACTGCTCCCGCATTCGCCGACGCGACGGCGTCCGACAGTGCGCTGCGCCGCTTCCTGCACGGGCTGCCCGGCGTCGACGCCGTCGGCCTCGAAGCGCGCGCCGCCTCGCTCGGAACCCGTTCGATCAAGACGACGGCCAAGGCGTACGCCATCGACCTCGCCATTTCGATGATCGACCTGACGACGCTGGAAGGCTCGGACACCCCGGGCAAGGTCCGCGCGCTCGCCGCCAAGGCCGTCCATCCCGATCCCACCGACCGCACGACCCCGCACACCGCGGCGGTCTGCGTCTACCCCGACATGGCGGCGACCGCGGTGGCCGCCCTGGCCGGTTCCGGCGTGAAGGTGGCGTCCGTCGCGACGGCCTTCCCCGCCGGGCGCGCCGCACTCGACGTCAAGCTCGCGGACGTCCGCGACGCCGTGGCGGCCGGGGCCGACGAGATCGACATGGTGATCGACCGCGGCGCCTTCCTCTCCGGCCGCTATCTGAAGGTGTACGAGGAAATCCTCGCCGTGAAGGCCGAGTGCGGCCGGGCCCGGCTGAAGGTGATCTTCGAGACCGGCGAGCTGTCCACGTACGACAACATCCGCCGGGCCTCCTGGCTCGGGATGCTGGCCGGCGCGGACTTCATCAAGACGTCGACCGGCAAGGTCGGCGTCAACGCCACACCCGCGAACACCCTGCTGATGCTGGAGGCGGTGCGCGACTTCCGCGCGCAGACCGGCATCCAGATCGGCGTGAAGCCGGCCGGCGGCATCCGCACCTCCAAGGACGCGATCAAGTTCCTGGTGCTGGTGAACGAGACGGCGGGCGAGGACTGGCTGGACAGCCACTGGTTCCGTTTCGGCGCCTCCAGCCTGCTGAACGACCTGCTGATGCAGCGCCAGAAGCTCAGCACCGGCCGTTACTCCGGCCCCGATTACGTGACGGTGGACTGA
- a CDS encoding PH domain-containing protein → MTSPTPPSEPTYADRTFRSPAGLIGGVLLLVLVGWIGVDAIIQGEGTVPWLALAALLTVVPLVIAFTLRPVVSANAQRIRIRNPFRTITLPWTDVKDVRAGYSSEIFTERGAKYQLYAIPVSLRQRKKAARHQSRQAVDDPYGRTSATADVRDTKAREAVADQTMHDLRQLAEHAGDKPAAEGAVTSVRWAYEVIAPAVVGAVLLVVLLIVG, encoded by the coding sequence ATGACGAGCCCCACACCGCCCTCCGAGCCCACCTACGCCGACCGGACGTTCCGGTCGCCCGCCGGGCTGATCGGAGGCGTCCTGCTGCTCGTGCTCGTCGGCTGGATCGGCGTGGACGCCATCATCCAGGGCGAGGGCACGGTGCCGTGGCTGGCGCTGGCCGCGCTGCTGACCGTGGTGCCGCTGGTGATCGCCTTCACCCTGCGGCCGGTGGTGTCCGCCAACGCACAGCGCATCCGGATCCGTAACCCGTTCCGGACGATCACGCTGCCGTGGACCGACGTCAAGGACGTCCGGGCCGGGTACTCGAGCGAGATCTTCACCGAGCGCGGCGCGAAGTACCAGCTCTACGCGATCCCGGTGTCGCTGCGGCAGCGCAAGAAGGCCGCCCGCCACCAGTCCCGGCAGGCGGTCGACGACCCGTACGGCCGGACGTCCGCCACCGCCGACGTACGCGACACGAAGGCGCGGGAGGCGGTCGCCGACCAGACGATGCACGATCTGCGGCAGCTGGCCGAGCACGCGGGCGACAAGCCCGCCGCCGAGGGCGCCGTCACGTCGGTCCGCTGGGCGTACGAGGTGATCGCTCCGGCCGTCGTGGGCGCCGTGCTGCTGGTGGTGCTGCTCATCGTCGGCTGA
- a CDS encoding phospho-sugar mutase, which yields MTTQNLIARARTWLAEDPDPETRDELAKLIDAEDLDELGARFAGTLQFGTAGLRGEIGAGPMRMNRAVVIRAAAGLAAYLKDQGQDGGLVVIGYDARYKSTDFARDTAAVMTGAGLRAAVLPRPLPTPVLAYAIRHLGAVAGVEVTASHNPPRDNGYKVYLGDGSQIVPPADGEIAAAIDAVGPLDTVPRPDSGWETLGDEVLDAYLARTDAVLDAGSPRTARVVYTAMHGVGASVLTAAFDRAGFPAPVLVAEQAEPDPAFPTVAFPNPEEPGAMDLAFATARRSDPDLVIANDPDADRCAVAVPDPAVDGGWRMLRGDEVGALLAAHLVRRGVSGVFAESIVSSSLLGRIAQKAGLGHEETLTGFKWIARVEGLRYGYEEALGYCVDPDGVRDKDGITAALLVAELASVLKEQGRTLLDLLDDLALEHGLHATDQLSVRVEDLSVIADAMRRLREQPPAALAGLAVTSAEDLSHGTELLPPTDGLRYRLEGARVIVRPSGTEPKLKCYLEVVVPVGSADELPAARAKGAELLAGIKRDLAAAAGI from the coding sequence GTGACGACGCAGAACCTCATCGCCCGGGCCAGGACCTGGCTCGCCGAGGACCCCGACCCCGAGACCCGCGACGAGCTCGCGAAGCTCATCGACGCCGAGGACCTCGACGAGCTCGGGGCACGCTTCGCCGGCACGCTCCAGTTCGGCACCGCCGGACTCCGCGGTGAGATCGGCGCCGGGCCCATGCGGATGAACCGCGCCGTCGTCATCCGGGCCGCCGCCGGGCTCGCCGCGTACCTGAAGGACCAGGGGCAGGACGGCGGTCTCGTCGTCATCGGCTACGACGCCCGCTACAAGTCCACCGACTTCGCCCGGGACACCGCGGCCGTGATGACCGGCGCCGGTCTGCGGGCCGCCGTGCTCCCCCGCCCGCTCCCCACCCCCGTCCTGGCCTACGCCATAAGGCATCTGGGGGCCGTCGCGGGCGTCGAGGTGACCGCCAGTCACAACCCGCCGCGCGACAACGGCTACAAGGTCTACCTCGGCGACGGCTCGCAGATCGTGCCGCCGGCCGACGGTGAGATCGCCGCCGCGATCGACGCGGTCGGCCCGCTCGACACCGTGCCCCGCCCCGACAGCGGCTGGGAGACCCTCGGCGACGAGGTCCTGGACGCCTATCTGGCCCGTACGGACGCCGTCCTGGACGCGGGATCGCCGCGCACCGCCCGCGTCGTCTACACCGCCATGCACGGCGTCGGCGCCTCCGTGCTCACCGCCGCCTTCGACCGCGCCGGCTTCCCCGCCCCGGTCCTCGTCGCCGAGCAGGCCGAGCCCGACCCCGCGTTCCCCACCGTCGCGTTCCCCAATCCGGAGGAGCCCGGCGCGATGGACCTCGCGTTCGCCACCGCGCGCCGCTCGGACCCGGACCTCGTCATCGCCAACGACCCGGACGCGGACCGCTGCGCCGTCGCCGTCCCCGACCCGGCCGTGGACGGCGGCTGGCGGATGCTGCGTGGTGACGAGGTCGGCGCGCTGCTCGCCGCCCACCTGGTCCGCCGCGGTGTCAGCGGCGTGTTCGCCGAGTCGATCGTGTCGTCGTCCCTCCTCGGCCGGATCGCGCAGAAGGCGGGCCTCGGTCACGAGGAGACGCTGACCGGCTTCAAGTGGATCGCCCGCGTGGAGGGCCTGCGGTACGGCTACGAGGAGGCGCTCGGCTACTGCGTCGACCCGGACGGCGTCCGCGACAAGGACGGCATAACGGCCGCGCTGCTGGTCGCCGAACTCGCCTCCGTACTCAAGGAGCAGGGCCGCACCCTGCTCGACCTGCTGGACGACCTCGCCCTGGAACACGGGCTGCACGCCACCGACCAGCTGTCGGTCCGGGTCGAGGACCTGTCCGTCATCGCGGACGCCATGCGCCGCCTGCGCGAGCAGCCGCCGGCCGCACTCGCGGGCCTGGCCGTCACGTCGGCCGAGGACCTGTCGCACGGTACGGAGCTGCTGCCGCCGACCGACGGGCTGCGCTATCGGCTGGAGGGCGCCCGGGTGATCGTCCGCCCGAGCGGCACCGAGCCGAAGCTCAAGTGCTACCTGGAGGTCGTGGTGCCGGTCGGCTCGGCCGACGAGCTGCCCGCGGCCCGTGCGAAGGGCGCCGAGCTGCTGGCCGGCATCAAGCGGGACCTGGCGGCCGCGGCCGGGATCTGA